Within the Fibrobacter sp. genome, the region TTCACCTTTCGACAACTTATCCAGTACAGCGATTAATTTGTTTAAGTCTTTACCACGTTTTTTCATGACCTTGACATCATGCTTCATGCGGCTAGTGTACTTAATCTGGAACAAAGGCTATTCCTCCAGCATAGAGGCAACAGCATCTGCAGCCGTGGCATAAGGGCCATGGAGATTCTTGCGACTACGTGTATCTTCAATAGCCTTTTCCAAGGATAAGTCCTCGGGTGCATGACGGACTTCAAAAGGAATCCCTTTATGCTCAATGGCAAAAGTCAAGAATATGCGGATAGCCGTAGATGTATCCATACCGAGAGACTGGAACAAGTCGTCCGACTTCTTTTTCAGGTCATCATCGACCCTCATTTGCAGCGTAGCCATAGTCAAGCTCCTTTTTCCGTAAATATACATTATTCATAAGCACAAGTCAATAAAATTGTATAAAAACGTATTGACAAATCATTACACTTTCTATCAAGACGATCCTTTTTCTGACCATCACTGAAAAAGGTTGACACTTTTTAGGTGATTTTACTGACCGGGTTGACAGTTTCTCTGACTTGGTTTACACCTTTTCCCCGGTATATCGATCCCGGTTGACAGTTCAACCGACTTGGTTGTCACTGCCGACTG harbors:
- a CDS encoding type II toxin-antitoxin system RelB/DinJ family antitoxin, which encodes MATLQMRVDDDLKKKSDDLFQSLGMDTSTAIRIFLTFAIEHKGIPFEVRHAPEDLSLEKAIEDTRSRKNLHGPYATAADAVASMLEE